The segment GGTAACATAAATAAAAAATGGAAGGCTCTGAAAATAGATTATCTATTTTCGAGCCTTCCAATTTTTTATTTAGCTTTTAACTCAATGATAAATTGTTCTTAGTACCAACCGTTAGCTAACCAGAAAGCTTTGGCTGCATCCCAAGAGCCATAACGAGAAGCAACATATTGTTCTGCCACTCTTTCTTGATTGGCAGCAGAATAGTCACCGTTCAAGTAAGAAGAGTCTAATTGGTAACGGCCGATATAACGTCCGTTTGTTGCTGTATAAGAACCGCTAGATTCTTTTTGTGCGATCCATTCTTTGGCATCGTTCGTACCAGTTGAAACAGCGACTTCAGTAGCTGGTGCTTGTTCTACAACTGGTGCTTGTTCTACTACAGGTGTTTCCACAACTGGCGCTGTTTCTTGAACAGGTTCTACAGGTGCTTGAGTAGCGACAGGAGCAGTTGCTTGCTCACCAGTAGGAATAGTTAATTCTTGACCTGAAAAAATCAGGTGAATGTTTGAGATTGAGTTAGCTTCGGCAATTGTTTGGATCAAGGAGTTGTCACCAACGTATTTTTGAGAAATCGTTGATAAAGTATCACCTGATTGAACAGTGTAGGCTTCGTCTGCGTGTGCAGAAGTACCCATAAATAATGCAGCGCCGGCGGCCAAAGTTGTTCCAAAAAGAATAGTTTTAAGTGATTTCATGAAAGATCTCCTTCGTATTTTAAAAAGTTATTTTGATTAGCTGTTTTCGCTAACGAGTAATACTTTACCATGATGAGACATTTCATAGGTGATAAAAACGTAACAGTTTATGACAAAGCTACCTTTTTTGTAATATTCAACGAAACATATGTAATCGAAAAACGCTTTCTTTCTTTTAATTGAAAGAATGTATGTTCTCGTTTTTTGATGAAAAAAATTAGTTAAGAAAATATTAAGCGGATAATAAATATGTTTTTTTCTATTGTAGAAGATAAAATGGGTGGCTATCTATCAGTCATAATAGCTATTCTTAAGCCTAATGACGACAATCAAAGGAGTAAATAATAAAAAAACATGGAGCAAATGGTTGCCCCATGTTCTAAAAAAATCAAATCCCAATTATTGATGTTCTACACGATTGGAGATCATTGGAAAGAATTTCAAACAATAAATAGCACAAATCCCAACAATAATATATATAGCTTTAGCTAAAATAGTCGTAGAGCCGCCTGCAATCGTCGCAACTAAATCAAATTCTAATAAACCGACTAACAACCAGTTCAATCCTCCAACAATCAACAATGTTAAAGCAATCATATCTAATGTTTTCATTGAAATTACCCCTTTCCTATATGACATACTATTATTATAAAACAATTAAAGAATTTGTACTAAAATATTGCCTGTAATTTAATTTATAGTCCTTTCATTTCAACGTTTTATAGAATTTGAAAATTTAAAATAGATATGTCTTGACAATAGACAAGTAAAAGATTAGATTTAGCTGGTTATAAAATAATAATATTTATTAAGGAGAAGAACATGAAAAAAAAATGGATGATTACTGGATTGATTGCATTATTGCTAGGGGCTATTGGTTATACGGGCACACGGTTTGCAGGAGAAGTTTTATTCTGGGGTGGAGAATCTGATATCACTAAGATCAACGAAAATTTAGAAAAACTTGATCAACAGTTAACAAGCCATGACCAAAAAATCACTGACTTAAATAGTCAATTAGCAATAAAAAATCAAGATCTTCAAAATATACAAACAAAAGCGCAAGAATACCAAACAAAGATCACTGACTTGGAAACGCAAAAAAGCCAATTGGTTGCTGAACATGCAAATTTACAAAACCAATTAACTAGTAAAGAAAATCAATTAAATGACAAACAAATCGAAATCAACAATAAGATCAATGAAATAACTCAAAAAATAAACGAAATCAATACCCTAAATAGTCAATGGAATACTAGACTTCAAGAAATCCAGGGCAAATATACAGAGATGCAAAGTACTGTTAATCAATTAAACGAACAAATCAGCCAATTAAATCGAGAAAAAACAAATTTGCAAGCTGATTTAGCAACCGCGAAGAAACAATTAGAAACTATTTCAGCAGAAAATAGTAATTTGAGAAGTTATATCGCACAATTAGAAAAAGCGAGAAACGATGCAAAGCAAACGGCGGAAAAATCTCAACAAATCGTTGATCGCCAAGTGAATAAGTAGACGTTAAAGATACTTTTTTAGAGTTGTTTTTCCAAGGAAAATCACTTGAAAAACGGAACGTTTGTTCGTATAATGGTGATGAGGGGAGAGATGACAATGGAAAGAAAATATGGAACAGTCTCAAAAATCAGAACGATCAAACTAGGGGAACGACCACTGATCCGTTTTACTTTAGGCTCAGAGAATTGCTTGATTGCTAATCATAGTCTTAATTTTATTGCCGATGTAGATGAAGGAATGAAGATATTTGTGAAAGGCTACTATAATAACCGTAAGCAATTTGTCGTCAAAGACTACACGGTATTAGAAAAATCAAACATTGTTGTCGCTTTTGAAAATAGTCTCTTCCCTAAACAGAAGATCATCAAATGAGAGAACAAAGTCAATGTTCGATATTAAGAACTAATGGATTACTCTTATATAGGTAGAAAAATTGTAAATTGACTCGATGAACTGCCTTGTTTTTTTAATAACAAACAAAAAAACTCATGGCATAAACCATGAGTTTTACTTATTTATGCAGACGATGGGATTTGAACCCACACGAGCTTACGCTCACAAGACCCTCAATCTTGCATGTCTGCCGTTCCATCACGTCTGCAAGAAACAACACTTTAATCATAGCGAGTAACGAAATAGATGTCAAGATATGAAAGAGGAAAATCATGAATAAATATGATGGGGAATTTTCAATTTTAGGAATGGTGGCAGGCATTATCATTGGATCTGCATTTGGACAATTGACCATGGGGATATTCTTAGGTGTGATTATCGGAATTGCTATGGATTGGGCAGCAAATCTTTGGAACGATCGGCATGAGAAATAAAAGTAAAAAAAGTTGATTTTCATCTAGGATTTCTTTAAAACGGTGGCAAAATCCAGATGAATGGAGTATGATATGGAAATAAATGGGTATAATCAGAAATTTCTAACTTTTTTGAAACGAGGGATTGGATCACTATGAGAGAATTTGAAAAATCCAACAAATTAGAAGGCGTAAGTTACGATGTCCGCGGACCGGTTCTTGAAGAAGCAGAACGAATGCAAGAAGAGGGCATCAGTATATTAAAATTGAATACGGGAAATCCAGCACCATTTGGATTTGAGGCACCAAATGAAGTGATCCGTGATTTGATCATGAATGCCAGAGATTCAGAAGGCTATTCGGATTCAAAAGGGATTTTTTCTGCACGAAAAGCGATTGAACAGTATTGTCAATTGAAAAAATTTCCAAATGTGACGATCAATGATATCTATACTGGTAATGGGGTCAGTGAGCTGATCACGATGTGTATGCAAGGGCTGTTGGACAATGGCGATGAAGTATTAGTGCCAATGCCGGATTATCCTTTATGGACAGCTTCTGTTTCTTTGGCTGGAGGAAAACCAGTTCATTATGTATGCGATGAACAAGCCGAATGGTATCCAGATATTGAGGATATCAAATCTAAAGTTACCAGCCGGACAAAGGCAATCGTGATCATCAATCCTAATAATCCAACAGGAGCTTTATATCCGAAAGAATTATTAGAAGAAATCGTGAAAATCGCACGAGAACATCAATTGATCATTTATTCAGACGAAATCTATGATCGTTTAGTGATGGATGGCTTAGAGCATATCCCGATTGCGACTTTAGCACCTGATCTATTCGTTGTCACATTGAATGGCCTATCTAAATCACATCGTGTGGCGGGATTCCGTGTCGGCTGGATGGTGTTGAGTGGTGACAAATCAAATGTAAAAGGCTATATCGAAGGGTTGAATATGCTTTCCTCTATGCGTCTTTGTTCAAATGTTCTGTCACAACAAATCATCCAAACTGCCCTAGGGGGCTACCAAAGTGTGGATGAATTGCTATTGCCAGGTGGACGGATCTACGAACAAAGAGAATACATTTATAATGCAATCAATGATATCCCTGGATTATCAGCGGTTAAGCCGAAAGCAGCTTTTTATATCTTTCCAAAAATCGATACGAAACGCTTCAATATTACCAATGATGAGCAGTTCGTATTAGATTTTCTGCACGAGCATAAGATTTTACTTGTTCACGGAGGCGGTTTTAACTGGCCTGATCCAGACCACTTCAGAATCGTTTACTTACCAAAATTAGACGATCTAAAAGTAACGGCGAAAAAAATGCGTGAATTCCTGACAACCTACCGACAAAGATAGGAAATGTCATATTTTGGCTGTTGTGCGTGTGTATTAAGTAGGTAGTTTTAAGCTTAAGCGAGTAACTGACGGGATAAATCAAGATTTTATGAAGTAAGTGAATCACTATAACAATTGGAATCAACGATTCTTATGGGCATTTGCTTACTTCACTAAATCAACCGTTTTTGTCTGAGTTTTATTCTCATTTGACACCTGCAAATAACCAGTTTCGAGTAAGAGCCAACGAGTAGTAAAAACGATGTGATTGGCAAATTTTTTTATAAAGTAAATACGACTTCACCTAAAAGCCGTCCCGATACCGAGGCGTTTTTTTAATGTCAATTTTTGAAAAATGATTCGTTGCTATTGGACTTTTCTTGAAGTTTACAAAGTAGTCAAGTACAATACATGTAGTCATGCGAATACGCATATTTTTTTGAGAGGGGGATACTTATGGAAGCATTAGTCGATTCCTTTGGTACGATCATCAAAGAAATCCGAAAAGAACAAAAAATGACTCAACAAATGCTTTCACAAGGCATTTGTTCTCAAAGTGTGCTGAGTAGAATCGAAAATAACGAAGAGTTACCAAATGTATTAGTGATGGCTCAGATCTGTCACAGGCTTGGTGTAACGATCGATTATGTAATGAACTTATCCAAGGACAAGATTCGAGCAGCAACTAGACAGTTTGATCTTCTGGATCTTTACTTTTTAAAAAGAGATTATCGTAAATTAGAACAAGAACTAAAATCAGCGAAGGTGACAGAGAATCTCTATTCAGCTGAGGATTTTCAACGGTATTATTATTATTTAGGTGTTTGTGAATTTACATTAAGGAAAAACCTAGTAAAGGCACTTAGTTACTTGAAAGAAGCATTGACTTACTCCAGCCAAAAAGATCGGACACATGTCTGTGATATAGAGATCCAATTGATCAGCTGTATTGGTAAAGTCTATGGGGTTGCAGGGAGAAGTACAGAAGCAAGATATTATTTAAGTCGTAGCGTCCAACTCTTACATGATACGATCAACGAGCACAACAAAAGCGAATTGACCCAGATTTTTTATAATTATGGTAGTTTTCTATTTCATCAAGGAGAACGCCAAGCAGCCCTTGAACAAGTGAATCAAGGGATTCGTTGGGCACAAGAAAAAAATAGCTATTATTATTTAAATGATTTATTTATTCTAAAAAGTTTGATCTACAAACAGCAAAATGAACTGTCAAAAGCATTGTTTTATGAAGAATTAGCTCAAGCAGTAAAAAAGATTGCTAAAAGTATATAAATGGTGTAGACCATTCTTGACTTCTTTCGTAAATAAGAGTAATTTAAAGGTAGATCATCAAAGGAGAGAATAGAATGAGAACTTATATCTATGCTGACAAATTCTTTTTAGCATCTGGTGTGAAAAACGCTGGATATCTTGAAATCACTGATGGGCTTTTTGGCGAATATCTTTCAGAAAAACCAGTTGGTGAAGTAACGATCATTGATCAAAGCGGTAAATGGATCGCCCCTGGACTTGTAGACACACATATTCATGGGTTTATGAATCACGATGTTATGGATAATGACGCAGAAGGAATCAAAGCTATGTCAGAAGGTCTGTTATCTTGTGGGGTAACTGCCTTTTTACCTACAACATTAACCTCTAGTAAAGAACGTCTAAGAGATGTGGCAGAGACGATCGGAAAAATGTACCATGAAGCTCCTGGCGCTAAAATCAAAGGGATCTATTTTGAAGGACCATTCTTTACAGAAGAGCATAAAGGCGCGCAAAACCCAAGTTATTTTGGCGACCCTGATTTGGCAGTCTTCAATGAATGGCAAGAAGCTTCAGGCGGATTGATCAAAAAAATCGCATTAGCACCAGAACGCGCAGGTGTCGAAGAATTTGTAAAACAAGTCACAGATGAAGGCGTTGTAGTTGCTTTAGGTCATAGTAATGCAACGATCAATGAAGCACAAGCAGCTGTTGAAGCAGGTGCAAGCGTGTTTGTTCATGCATTTAACGGGATGCGTGGCTTGAACCATCGTGAGCCAGGTATGGTCGGCGCATTATTATCATTGGATCACGTATTTTCTGAGTTGATTTGTGACGGTCACCATGTCCATCCAAATGCAGCACAGATCCTGATGGAAAAAGCAGGACATGAACATGTGGCTTTGATCACGGATTGCATGATGGCTGGGGGGATGCCTGATGGTAATTACAATTTAGGTGAGTTCCCAGTAGTCGTAAAAGATGGAACAGCTCGTTTAGAATCTGGAAATCTAGCTGGAAGTATTCTAAGATTAAAAGAAGCAATCAAAAATGTCGTAGATTGGGGCTTAGCTACACCAGAACAAGCCATCATGATGGCTACGTACGTTCCTGCAGTTAGCTGTAAGATCGACGATACATGTGGAAAGATTGCTAAAGGAAGAGATGCTGATTTCATCGTCTTGAATCCTGACATGACCTTAGATGCCACTTATTTAGATGGTATTGAACGTTATCATGCGTAAAAAAGAATAAATGAACAGCCAAAAGGAAGAAGCAACTCGTAGCTTTACTCTCTTTTGGCTGTTTTTTTGTGGTGTTTTTTAGATAAATAGTTGGTTACTGGATCAATACTTCTAAGCGTGTAATAAATTCATTCTGGTCATTGGTTTCATGGAAATCTACGAGATAGAGTTCATAAAATGGACTCTTTAATTCTAGTTGATGTGTTTGTGCATATTTTTTCATTTCTTGAATGCCTGTGACTTGTTGCTCATAGGCTCCTTGGTAAGTGTAGGCCAAGTATTTCCCGGATGGTAACGTGGACACCTCATTGATCAAAGAGGCAGTTTCTGGATAGAAATAAAAGACTTGATAGGCAAAAGACTCTGACTCTTCATGTAAGATACTTCCAAATAAATTTTGATTGTTGGCACTGAGTTGTTTCTCATGTTTTTTATGCAGCTGTTTCAATGCGTAATCGACATCATCGCTAGTCGTCATTTCATCGTCTTTGATTACTTGACGTAATTGATGTTCCATCACGATCGGTTGATTGAATGGAGTATCTTCTACTTCATAGATCAACTGTAAGCGATCATCTAATAAGGAGATTTTTTCTTTTGATTCTGCAATCAAACGATGCAAAGAATCAATTTCAAATCGTAAAAGTTCTTTTGTTCGATCGATATTTTTATTATTCAGATATTCGACGATCTCAGGCAAAGAAACATCAAAATATCGCAGATCGCGAATCGTATTTAGTTGTTCTAATTCTTTGTACGAATAATTTCGATAACCGTTATCGTCATAATCTGGTTGGATCAAACCGATTTTTTCATAGTAACGTAAAGTATGTGGGGTAATATCATATAATTTTGCTAATTCATTGATTTTCAATCGATTCACTTCCGTTTGATTTATTTATACTTTATATCTGTTCCTCATTTTACTATTAGTTGATTCAAAAAAGCGAGTATTTTTAAATTATTTACACGAAACCCTTGACCTTAGAGTTACTCTAACCTGTAAGCTGATTATAGATTAGTTAGTGTTGGAGGAGAAAAAGTATGGAATGGTATAACAAGTCAACGGAAGAAACAATCAAACAAGTTCAAGTCACAGAATATATCACAGAGAGTGATCGGCTGGAACGTCAAAAAAAATATGGAAAAAATAAAATGGAAGAAAAAGATCAAACACCAGAATGGCAAAAATTCTTATCTTATTTCCATGATGCGTTGATGTACATCTTATTAGGGGCAGCGATATTGAAAGTTGCAACTGGTGCATTGATGGAAGGTGGCATGATCTTTTTAGTTGTTTTTCTAAATGCGATGATCGGGTACTTCCAAGAACGAAAAGCAGCTTCTTCTTTAGATAGTATCAAAGGATTATTGAGTGATAAAGCAGTGATTTTAGAAGATGGAAAAAAACGAGAGATCGATCCGGCAGACTTGGTCGTCGGCGATCAAGTAGTCTTGACTGCTGGAGATATCGTACCAGCAGATGTTCGGATCATCGAATCATTCAATTTACAAGTGGATGAGGCGATTTTAACAGGAGAAACACATTCTGTCAGCAAAACTGTTGATAGCTTACCTGAAAATACAGAATTAGCTGAACAAGTAAATATGGCTTTTTCGGGCACTAAAGTTGAATCTGGCAATGGATTAGGTGTCGTTGTTGAAGTAGGTTCGAATACTCAAATCGGTAAAATCAGTCATTCTTTATCAACTGTTGAAGAACAAGAAACCCCGTTATTGAAGAAAATCAAGGAAATGAATACAAGTATATTTAAAGGAATCAGTGCGTTGATTTTGTTAATTGCTCTTGTTTCGTATTTTTATTATGGTATGACATGGGGCTATATCGCTACGGCGATCATTGCTTTGATCGTTTCTTCGATTCCAGAAGGCCTGCCGTCGATTTTAACGATCATTTTGTCGATTGGCGTGAATCGAATGGCAAAGAAGAATGCCATTGTAAAAACATTGCCTACAGTAGAAACCTTAGGTGCGATGACGGTTATTTGTTCAGATAAGACAGGGACATTGACAAAAAATGAAATGTCTTTAGTTCATATAGCGACACTAAATGATTGGTATACGCCTGAATCATTTGCACAAGTAGCACATACAAAAGTCGAAGAATATTTGTTACAAGCAATGCATAATTGTCAAGAAACACAATTAGCAGATGGGGATTGTCCTGAAACGGGAAATGCAACAGAACTTGCATTATTACGTTATACAAATACGCAACAGGCAATAATCCATTCACCTATTGCCAAAATTCCTTTTGATTCAACGTATAAATACATGGGGACTGTTCATGAGATCAATGGGAAAAATATCTTGTTCGTAAAAGGTGCACCGGATGTATTGATCGAAAAAGCGGGACAACAAATGGATGCTAGAGGTATGAGCCAGTCGATCGATAAAAAACGTTG is part of the Enterococcus mundtii genome and harbors:
- a CDS encoding LysM peptidoglycan-binding domain-containing protein, with the protein product MKSLKTILFGTTLAAGAALFMGTSAHADEAYTVQSGDTLSTISQKYVGDNSLIQTIAEANSISNIHLIFSGQELTIPTGEQATAPVATQAPVEPVQETAPVVETPVVEQAPVVEQAPATEVAVSTGTNDAKEWIAQKESSGSYTATNGRYIGRYQLDSSYLNGDYSAANQERVAEQYVASRYGSWDAAKAFWLANGWY
- a CDS encoding DUF378 domain-containing protein; this encodes MKTLDMIALTLLIVGGLNWLLVGLLEFDLVATIAGGSTTILAKAIYIIVGICAIYCLKFFPMISNRVEHQ
- a CDS encoding DNA-directed RNA polymerase subunit omega; protein product: MKKKWMITGLIALLLGAIGYTGTRFAGEVLFWGGESDITKINENLEKLDQQLTSHDQKITDLNSQLAIKNQDLQNIQTKAQEYQTKITDLETQKSQLVAEHANLQNQLTSKENQLNDKQIEINNKINEITQKINEINTLNSQWNTRLQEIQGKYTEMQSTVNQLNEQISQLNREKTNLQADLATAKKQLETISAENSNLRSYIAQLEKARNDAKQTAEKSQQIVDRQVNK
- a CDS encoding pyridoxal phosphate-dependent aminotransferase — its product is MREFEKSNKLEGVSYDVRGPVLEEAERMQEEGISILKLNTGNPAPFGFEAPNEVIRDLIMNARDSEGYSDSKGIFSARKAIEQYCQLKKFPNVTINDIYTGNGVSELITMCMQGLLDNGDEVLVPMPDYPLWTASVSLAGGKPVHYVCDEQAEWYPDIEDIKSKVTSRTKAIVIINPNNPTGALYPKELLEEIVKIAREHQLIIYSDEIYDRLVMDGLEHIPIATLAPDLFVVTLNGLSKSHRVAGFRVGWMVLSGDKSNVKGYIEGLNMLSSMRLCSNVLSQQIIQTALGGYQSVDELLLPGGRIYEQREYIYNAINDIPGLSAVKPKAAFYIFPKIDTKRFNITNDEQFVLDFLHEHKILLVHGGGFNWPDPDHFRIVYLPKLDDLKVTAKKMREFLTTYRQR
- a CDS encoding helix-turn-helix domain-containing protein, whose translation is MEALVDSFGTIIKEIRKEQKMTQQMLSQGICSQSVLSRIENNEELPNVLVMAQICHRLGVTIDYVMNLSKDKIRAATRQFDLLDLYFLKRDYRKLEQELKSAKVTENLYSAEDFQRYYYYLGVCEFTLRKNLVKALSYLKEALTYSSQKDRTHVCDIEIQLISCIGKVYGVAGRSTEARYYLSRSVQLLHDTINEHNKSELTQIFYNYGSFLFHQGERQAALEQVNQGIRWAQEKNSYYYLNDLFILKSLIYKQQNELSKALFYEELAQAVKKIAKSI
- the nagA gene encoding N-acetylglucosamine-6-phosphate deacetylase, encoding MRTYIYADKFFLASGVKNAGYLEITDGLFGEYLSEKPVGEVTIIDQSGKWIAPGLVDTHIHGFMNHDVMDNDAEGIKAMSEGLLSCGVTAFLPTTLTSSKERLRDVAETIGKMYHEAPGAKIKGIYFEGPFFTEEHKGAQNPSYFGDPDLAVFNEWQEASGGLIKKIALAPERAGVEEFVKQVTDEGVVVALGHSNATINEAQAAVEAGASVFVHAFNGMRGLNHREPGMVGALLSLDHVFSELICDGHHVHPNAAQILMEKAGHEHVALITDCMMAGGMPDGNYNLGEFPVVVKDGTARLESGNLAGSILRLKEAIKNVVDWGLATPEQAIMMATYVPAVSCKIDDTCGKIAKGRDADFIVLNPDMTLDATYLDGIERYHA
- a CDS encoding MerR family transcriptional regulator, which translates into the protein MNRLKINELAKLYDITPHTLRYYEKIGLIQPDYDDNGYRNYSYKELEQLNTIRDLRYFDVSLPEIVEYLNNKNIDRTKELLRFEIDSLHRLIAESKEKISLLDDRLQLIYEVEDTPFNQPIVMEHQLRQVIKDDEMTTSDDVDYALKQLHKKHEKQLSANNQNLFGSILHEESESFAYQVFYFYPETASLINEVSTLPSGKYLAYTYQGAYEQQVTGIQEMKKYAQTHQLELKSPFYELYLVDFHETNDQNEFITRLEVLIQ
- a CDS encoding HAD-IC family P-type ATPase, translating into MEWYNKSTEETIKQVQVTEYITESDRLERQKKYGKNKMEEKDQTPEWQKFLSYFHDALMYILLGAAILKVATGALMEGGMIFLVVFLNAMIGYFQERKAASSLDSIKGLLSDKAVILEDGKKREIDPADLVVGDQVVLTAGDIVPADVRIIESFNLQVDEAILTGETHSVSKTVDSLPENTELAEQVNMAFSGTKVESGNGLGVVVEVGSNTQIGKISHSLSTVEEQETPLLKKIKEMNTSIFKGISALILLIALVSYFYYGMTWGYIATAIIALIVSSIPEGLPSILTIILSIGVNRMAKKNAIVKTLPTVETLGAMTVICSDKTGTLTKNEMSLVHIATLNDWYTPESFAQVAHTKVEEYLLQAMHNCQETQLADGDCPETGNATELALLRYTNTQQAIIHSPIAKIPFDSTYKYMGTVHEINGKNILFVKGAPDVLIEKAGQQMDARGMSQSIDKKRWHKKNEDLASQGQRVLAFAMKEIGDEDLSHDALDEALTMIGLCGVIDPPKESAIEAVKSMQQAGIRVKMITGDHPLTAKAIAKQLGLQNHQTAITGKELNQLSEQQWQRAVSENDVFARTTPEHKLAIVSYLQAQGEIVGMTGDGVNDAPALKKADVGIAMGIKGSDVSKQAADMVLVDDNFETIAYAVKEGRRIFDNLKKTILFYLPTCLAQGLLLLFSLIGNSPLPLTTVQILWLNLVASITLSYALGFERAEKQVMSRRPRPLNERILSRYALVRILYVGMILTILGLTAMEYVSNDARQTVLINAMVFGQAFYMINCRRISEFSLDRGLWKNTALFYSIGIMILLQAAMIWFPPLRMALGTNLLSSTEVVISLLPGLLLFFLVEIEKYVLSARSYRVGA